A stretch of Plesiomonas shigelloides DNA encodes these proteins:
- a CDS encoding type II restriction endonuclease, protein MSDLSCWLSEKADRKDYLLVKRLSANDTGATGGHQVGLYIPSAMVEKLFPSINITSVKNPDTKITAHVSSHDCPDSLARAIYYNNKYFGGTRNEKRITRWGRNSPLQDAENTGALAILAFQNNDGLDSNFVDIWVCRSLGEEDLVESVIGEVLPGVLLFGTSSKIISSSALGNISSRGTYIIPDDWKINFPSGRDIVMYANEHCASRSKNPDVQLLERRNYEYEIFLLIEQAHVLDLIKKGFGTVDEFIALANSVSNRRKSRAGRSLELHLEQLFIEHGLLTFSTQAVTEGNKKPDFLFPSSDAYHNLSFPSEKLNMLAVKTTCKDRWRQVLNEANRIEKIHLFTLQEGVSVTQFEEMQQAGVNLVVPLSLHKKYPEKIRGHLISLSDFINDLAKLYQEEVGA, encoded by the coding sequence ATGTCGGATCTTAGTTGTTGGTTATCTGAAAAGGCCGATAGAAAAGACTATCTCCTCGTTAAGCGATTATCCGCAAATGATACTGGAGCAACAGGTGGGCACCAAGTAGGCTTGTATATTCCATCTGCCATGGTTGAAAAATTATTCCCATCTATAAATATTACGTCTGTAAAAAATCCCGATACAAAAATAACTGCGCATGTGTCTTCTCATGATTGTCCTGATAGCTTAGCTAGAGCTATCTATTATAATAATAAATATTTTGGTGGGACTAGAAATGAAAAAAGGATTACAAGGTGGGGTAGGAATAGTCCTTTGCAAGATGCCGAAAATACAGGAGCTCTTGCTATTTTGGCATTTCAAAATAATGATGGTTTAGATTCTAACTTTGTAGATATCTGGGTGTGCCGTTCTCTAGGAGAGGAAGATTTAGTAGAGTCAGTTATCGGTGAGGTTCTGCCAGGGGTACTCTTGTTTGGTACTTCAAGTAAAATCATTAGTTCTTCAGCGTTAGGGAATATATCTTCTCGTGGTACATATATCATCCCAGATGATTGGAAAATCAATTTCCCATCAGGCAGGGATATAGTGATGTATGCTAATGAACATTGCGCCTCAAGATCAAAAAATCCTGATGTGCAGTTACTTGAACGTCGGAATTATGAATATGAGATTTTTTTATTAATCGAACAAGCCCATGTTCTAGATTTAATAAAAAAAGGATTTGGAACTGTTGATGAGTTTATAGCACTGGCGAATTCCGTCAGCAATCGACGTAAATCACGAGCGGGGCGATCATTAGAACTACATTTGGAGCAGTTGTTCATTGAGCATGGATTACTAACCTTTTCTACCCAGGCTGTTACTGAAGGAAATAAAAAACCTGACTTCTTATTTCCTTCCTCAGATGCTTATCATAACTTATCATTTCCATCAGAAAAGCTTAACATGTTAGCAGTGAAAACTACTTGTAAAGATAGATGGCGGCAAGTATTAAATGAGGCCAATCGAATAGAAAAAATTCATCTATTCACTTTACAAGAGGGGGTTTCTGTAACTCAATTTGAAGAAATGCAGCAAGCAGGTGTAAATCTCGTCGTGCCGTTATCCTTGCATAAGAAATATCCAGAGAAAATTAGAGGGCACTTGATATCATTAAGTGATTTTATAAATGATCTTGCTAAGTTATATCAGGAAGAGGTTGGCGCATAG
- a CDS encoding DNA cytosine methyltransferase, producing the protein MSEFELLAQDLLAKAESEEKKQQENDKKLISQVLEIYDQKYVAELLRMVGKNDWSRETLNRWVNGKSAPKSLTYAEESLLRKMLPQPPKNHPNYSFKFIDLFAGIGGIRKGFEEIGGQCVFTSEWNKEAVRTYKANWYNDAESHRFNSDIREVTLSDKPEISEFEAYKFIDRSIPDHDVLLAGFPCQPFSLAGVSKKNSLGRAHGFECEAQGTLFFDVARVIQAKRPAIFVLENVKNLKSHDKGKTFKIIMNALDELGYEVSDALTKDKNDPKIIDGKHFLPQHRERIILVGFRRDLNIHHGFSLQDVYRFYPERRPTLRELLDISVDSKYILTPKLWEYLYNYAKKHAAKGNGFGFGLVNPNNESCVTRTLSARYHKDGSEILIDRGWDMALGEKDFSNEQNQNHRPRRLTPRECARLMGFEKPGENKFRIPVSDTQAYRQFGNSVVVPVFEAVANLLEPFIIKAVSLEKKQ; encoded by the coding sequence ATGTCCGAATTTGAATTGCTCGCGCAAGATTTACTTGCTAAAGCTGAGTCAGAAGAAAAAAAACAACAAGAAAATGACAAAAAACTAATTAGCCAAGTACTTGAAATATACGACCAAAAGTATGTTGCTGAGTTATTGCGCATGGTCGGTAAAAATGATTGGAGTCGAGAAACACTTAATCGCTGGGTAAATGGGAAAAGCGCACCGAAATCGCTTACTTATGCAGAAGAATCTCTCTTACGTAAGATGCTGCCTCAACCACCAAAAAATCATCCTAACTACTCATTTAAATTTATTGATTTATTTGCAGGGATAGGTGGTATTCGTAAAGGATTTGAAGAGATTGGTGGACAATGCGTATTCACTAGTGAATGGAATAAAGAGGCTGTTCGGACCTATAAAGCAAACTGGTATAATGATGCAGAGAGTCATAGATTTAACTCTGATATACGTGAAGTCACTCTGAGTGATAAACCAGAAATATCTGAATTTGAAGCATATAAATTTATTGACAGATCTATACCAGATCATGACGTTTTACTTGCTGGTTTCCCATGCCAACCATTTAGCCTTGCGGGTGTTAGCAAAAAAAATTCTCTAGGTCGAGCTCATGGATTTGAATGTGAAGCTCAAGGAACACTTTTTTTTGATGTAGCAAGAGTCATTCAAGCAAAAAGACCAGCTATATTTGTCCTAGAAAATGTTAAAAACCTTAAAAGTCATGATAAGGGAAAGACATTTAAAATAATCATGAATGCTCTTGATGAATTAGGTTACGAAGTATCAGATGCATTAACTAAAGATAAAAACGATCCTAAAATTATAGATGGGAAACACTTCTTGCCACAACATCGAGAGCGAATTATTTTAGTAGGCTTTCGTAGAGATCTAAATATTCATCATGGCTTTAGTTTACAAGATGTCTATCGCTTTTATCCAGAAAGACGACCTACATTACGGGAGTTATTAGATATATCCGTAGATAGCAAGTACATTCTAACTCCGAAACTTTGGGAATACTTATATAACTATGCTAAAAAGCATGCAGCGAAAGGTAATGGTTTTGGATTTGGTTTAGTGAATCCAAATAATGAAAGTTGTGTAACAAGAACTTTATCAGCAAGATACCATAAAGATGGTTCTGAAATTTTAATTGATAGAGGTTGGGATATGGCTCTAGGAGAAAAAGATTTCTCAAACGAGCAGAATCAAAACCATAGACCTCGCCGACTAACTCCGAGAGAATGTGCAAGGCTTATGGGCTTTGAAAAACCAGGTGAAAATAAATTTAGAATACCAGTATCTGACACTCAAGCATACCGACAATTTGGAAACTCCGTTGTAGTACCAGTATTTGAGGCAGTAGCAAATTTACTTGAGCCATTCATTATAAAAGCTGTATCTTTAGAAAAAAAACAATAA